The following nucleotide sequence is from Pseudosulfitobacter sp. DSM 107133.
GTGCGGACATTCGTGCTTCGAGCAACATTCGTCAAACTGGGCTAGATCCGCGAATTCTCTGCAAGTTTGGCGGACAGAAGCGTTGGCTCTAACATAAACTGTCGGCCCCCCGACAAAGAGCACGGCTTAAGTTGCGACCCTCCACATCCGATACCGCCCCTGCCCCGTCATCTCGTGGATCAGACCACGCGCTTCCATCCAAGCCAGGTTGCGCTGGACGGTCGCCCGGCTGGCGCCGATCAGGGCCTCGGCCATCGGAGCGGACACGAGCGGCCATTCGGTAAGTACCGCGCACAAGGCCGGGGGCGTGCGGCCGGAAAGCGGGCTCATCTCGGCTTCCGCCCTCGCCGACCATGCCTCGATATCATCGAGGTGACGCATTGCGGTCAGGCATGCGGTCTCCATCCCGTCAAGCCAACGAGACAGTCGGTCAGCGGGTGGGCCACCGGAGCGCAATCCCCCTGCCCCACCCATGGCCAGAGGCGCGAAGAGCGCGCCCTTGCCCTCACTGGCCCCGATCCGTGCGGCTGTGACCACCGCTTCCATCCGGTCGCCGTGCTGCCCGAGGCCCGCGAGACTCCAGAGATGGAAGCCCATGCAAGCGCGCGTGATTGGGTGAAGATCGGCGGCTTGCGCCATGAGATCGAGCCAACCGCCCGCGCGATCCGCGAACGGTTCGGCTTCAACGCCGAGGCTCTCGGGGTCGCGGCGGTCGAGGAAGGCGGACAGGCCCCCTTCCGGTCCAGGGCCGCCTGTAAGACGCCGCACTGCCCATCCGACACGCGCGAGCGCCGCAGTGTCGTCCTGCACGCTGGACAAGCGCATGGATTTCCAGAGCGCCAGCCGATCCGGGCCAATTCGGTCGCCTACAAACCAGCTGAGATCTGCCGCCTCCATCAGCGCAAGCCTGTGCCGCCAGCCTACCGGGCCACGGCGCAGCCGTTCGTCCAGCGCGCCGATCCGGCCAGCCACGCGGGCAAGACGGGCGGCATTGCCCGCCTCAGCGCATCGCCAATCGTGGAGGACTGCAGTTTCACGCAGCTCTGCCCTTGGTCTGGGCGGCAGAAAATCCGGCTCCTCTTCTATCGGACCGGGCAGGAACCACAGGTCGTCCTCAGACGTCTCTTCAAGCCCCATCGCATCCACTAGAGGATCGTCAAAATTATCATACTGCATAGATACTTGAGTCTTCATATGTGCAAAATATGGCACTTTTGCATTTTACCCAAGTGTTTTGTCAGAGTGCGCCTGCACACCTTATATAGCACGGGCGCGCGATGGTCTGCGAGAGCTCGCTGAACGCGCTCAGCGTATGGAAACCAAGGGTTCTCTGCTGAGCAGCGCCACAGTGCACGCTCTTGCATTCGTTTGCAAACGGTCGTTTATTCGCGAGATATGAAACTGCAAAAGGCCTGTATTGATGCCATTGATAGGCTACGCGCGCGTTTCAACCGAGGATCAAACCCCCCTGCCCCAGTCGCAGGCCCTGAAATCTGCGGGTTGCGCCGAGATCCATGAAGAACAGGCCTCGGGCGGAAATCGTGCGCGGCCGGTCCTTGCGCGCGTGTTGGAGCGCGTGGCCAAGGGCGACACGCTGGTTGTCGTGCGCATTGATCGTCTGGCGCGATCGCTGTCGCATCTCTTGGAGGTGATCGAGCAGCTTGAGGCGAAGGGCGCGTTCTTTCGCTCCATTCAAGACCCGATCGACACTGCCTCGCCGCAGGGCAAGTTCACGCTGCAGGTTCTGGGGGCCGCGGCCGAGTTTGAACGTGCCTTGATCCGGGAACGCACGAAGGCCGGCTTGGCGAGCGCAAAGACCAAAGGACGCGTGGGCGGCAATCCGGGCCTGCGCGCGCGAGACCCTGCCGCACAGCGCAAGGTGCGGCTGGCGCGGCAGAACGGATATATGGAACGACTAAACGAGACCGCGCAAGACTGGGTACCGCATGTACGCCGGCTGCGCCCTGATATGGCTTGGGAGGATGTGCTGCGCATCATCAACGGCCCCTTGCCCGAGGCGCGGCGTTGGACGCAAAGCCGCCTGTTGCGCGCCGTGAACGCCTATGTCCGCGACGGTTTTCTGCCGACGACGGTCGTCGGTCGGGCAAATCGCCGCGACACGGACGATCGCCTGCCCGCCATTGTCGCAGGCATCAAGGGCGCCAAACCCGACATGACCCTACAGGCAATCTGTGATCGGCTGGAGACTATGCGTGAGCGGACACCGCGCGGAAGGTCCAAGTGGCAGCCGTCATCGGTGAAAATGCTTCTGGAGCGCGCTGAGAAACTTGGGTTGCTTGACTGAATTGAGTAGTGCCTGCGCTTGTGCCTGTGTGATTGAACCACACCATATCTAGAAAGAGCTTGCACGAATCTGATAGCTCGGGCAATAGTCTCGATAAATAACGCGCGGTCACATAAAAAACGCGCCCACGAATCGAGGCAGAG
It contains:
- a CDS encoding recombinase family protein; this encodes MPLIGYARVSTEDQTPLPQSQALKSAGCAEIHEEQASGGNRARPVLARVLERVAKGDTLVVVRIDRLARSLSHLLEVIEQLEAKGAFFRSIQDPIDTASPQGKFTLQVLGAAAEFERALIRERTKAGLASAKTKGRVGGNPGLRARDPAAQRKVRLARQNGYMERLNETAQDWVPHVRRLRPDMAWEDVLRIINGPLPEARRWTQSRLLRAVNAYVRDGFLPTTVVGRANRRDTDDRLPAIVAGIKGAKPDMTLQAICDRLETMRERTPRGRSKWQPSSVKMLLERAEKLGLLD